One genomic segment of Verrucomicrobiota bacterium includes these proteins:
- a CDS encoding adenosylhomocysteinase — protein sequence MPSIKLPPSRKSKTAKAAAKVSGNGKGNGSPKQDFYVKDLSLADLGRREIEVAEQEMPGLMAIRRKYGPQKPLLGVRVSGSLHMTIETAVLIETLVELGASVRWASCNIFSTQDHAAAAIAKAGIPVFAFKGESLEEYWRFTLDALTHPGGKGPQLIVDDGGDATLLLHKGHEMEQGDNWVNTPSDSHEVAVVKDLLKKCAKERPGWFTQAVNEWEGVSEETTTGVHRLYQMLEAGKLLVPAINVNDSVTKSKFDNLYGCRESLADGLKRALGVMIAGKTACVCGYGDVGKGSAHSLRGFGARVIVTEIDPINALQAAMEGFKVTTIEDTLGEADIYVTTTGNCDVITVDHILKMKDQAIVCNIGHFDNEIQVERLNNAKGVTKVNIKPQVDRYDLPGGNSIYLLAEGRLVNLGCAEGHPSFVMSNSFTNQCLAQLDLWSNKDTYQIGVYRLPKKLDEEVARLHLEKIGVKLTKLTKKQAGYLGVPVDGPYKPDHYRY from the coding sequence ATGCCCTCGATCAAACTCCCTCCCTCGCGCAAGTCTAAAACCGCCAAGGCCGCCGCGAAAGTCAGCGGCAACGGAAAAGGCAACGGCTCGCCCAAACAAGATTTCTACGTCAAAGACCTTTCGCTCGCGGACCTGGGCCGCCGCGAAATCGAAGTCGCCGAGCAGGAAATGCCCGGCCTCATGGCCATCCGCCGCAAATACGGCCCGCAGAAACCGCTTCTGGGCGTTCGCGTGTCCGGCTCGCTGCACATGACCATCGAGACCGCTGTTCTCATCGAAACCCTCGTCGAACTGGGCGCGTCCGTTCGTTGGGCAAGCTGCAACATTTTTTCGACCCAGGACCACGCCGCCGCGGCCATCGCTAAAGCCGGGATTCCAGTCTTTGCGTTCAAAGGCGAATCGCTGGAGGAATACTGGCGGTTCACGCTCGACGCGCTCACGCATCCCGGCGGCAAAGGCCCGCAATTGATCGTCGATGACGGCGGCGACGCCACCCTGTTGCTCCACAAGGGCCACGAGATGGAGCAGGGCGACAACTGGGTCAACACGCCGAGCGACAGCCACGAAGTCGCTGTGGTCAAGGACCTCCTGAAAAAGTGCGCGAAAGAACGCCCGGGCTGGTTCACTCAGGCCGTCAACGAGTGGGAAGGCGTTTCCGAAGAAACGACCACCGGTGTGCATCGCCTCTACCAGATGCTCGAAGCGGGAAAACTTCTCGTGCCCGCCATCAACGTCAACGATTCCGTCACCAAGTCCAAGTTCGACAATCTTTACGGCTGTCGTGAATCTCTCGCTGACGGACTCAAGCGCGCCCTCGGCGTGATGATTGCCGGCAAAACCGCGTGCGTTTGCGGTTACGGCGACGTCGGCAAAGGCTCGGCGCACAGTTTGCGCGGTTTCGGCGCGCGCGTCATCGTCACGGAGATCGACCCGATCAATGCTCTTCAAGCGGCGATGGAAGGCTTCAAAGTCACGACCATCGAAGACACCCTTGGCGAAGCCGACATCTACGTCACGACCACCGGCAACTGCGACGTCATCACGGTGGACCACATCCTCAAAATGAAGGACCAGGCGATCGTCTGTAACATCGGCCACTTCGACAACGAGATTCAGGTGGAACGCCTGAACAACGCCAAAGGCGTCACCAAGGTGAACATCAAGCCGCAGGTGGACCGCTACGACTTGCCCGGCGGCAACAGCATTTACTTGCTGGCCGAAGGCCGCCTCGTGAACCTGGGTTGTGCCGAAGGCCATCCCAGCTTCGTCATGAGCAACAGCTTCACCAACCAATGCCTGGCGCAGCTCGATCTCTGGTCAAACAAGGACACCTACCAGATCGGCGTCTATCGGTTGCCCAAGAAGCTCGACGAAGAAGTCGCCCGGTTGCACCTGGAAAAAATTGGCGTCAAGCTCACGAAGCTCACGAAGAAACAAGCCGGCTACCTCGGCGTCCCGGTGGATGGGCCTTACAAACCAGACCATTACCGGTACTGA
- the mutS gene encoding DNA mismatch repair protein MutS: MTAQYRRIKAELPPDALLLFRLGDFYEMFFEDAQIGAQLLNVALTKRGVIPMCGIPYHAANAYIGRLLKAGKKVAICDQMEDARPGQLVKREVTQILSPGTHLDDRMLTAERNNYLAAVYSLSTSYGLAFVDLTTGDFKTTQLDSEAGLLSELERVRPAEIIFPNEAAAVRALLQGRCAVINGYDDWVFAPETSQFTLRDHFKVSSLDGFGLKDRTAAVGAAGAALHYLAQHLRRDVAHLTRLSCYECKDYLVLDATSLRNLEILEPLHRDAPRNACLYGVVNRTVTPMGARRLREWLTQPLAAAAPICARQEAVQSWIENPAGLERFRQHLSEVRDMERTLSRLSVGTGNGRDLAALRLALEQVPKLRDALGEVMKCNSTDPSGGALQELAFEARNSSNVGQASSVPVPETSNCMNDGANMPRQPADKMSALHEGPLPLLAELTGQLCDCPDLADLIARAIVDEPPLAVKEGGIIRDGFDPGLDELRRAMREGKDWIAKLQQQEIERTGIPSLKVRFNSVFGYYIEVTKTHLEKVPADYVRKQTIAGGERFITPALKEMESKILGAEERSVKLEYELFLRVREAVIARLPEIQQTAQALAQLDVLAGFAETARFFNYCRPEVAQEGALQIRDGRHPVLDQVLVEERFVPNDTELDLASQQVGLITGPNMAGKSTYIRQVALLTLLAHTGSFVPAKQARIDLVDRIFTRIGASDDLARGQSTFMVEMSETANILNNATRNSLIILDEIGRGTSTFDGLSLAWGIVEHLHNQVGAKTLFATHYHELTELARRLARLRNFNVAVREWNDQIIFLRKIVAGGTDKSYGIQVARLAGVPKSVLTRAKEILSNLEESELTPEGKVRSTARHRAERERLQKLAPPPQLDLFGNAPV, from the coding sequence ATGACGGCGCAATACCGGCGCATCAAGGCTGAATTGCCGCCCGATGCCTTGCTCCTCTTTCGCCTGGGCGATTTTTACGAGATGTTTTTCGAGGACGCTCAGATCGGCGCGCAGTTGCTCAACGTCGCGCTCACCAAACGCGGCGTCATTCCGATGTGCGGCATTCCTTACCACGCCGCGAACGCTTACATCGGGCGCTTGCTTAAGGCCGGCAAGAAGGTCGCCATCTGCGATCAAATGGAAGACGCGCGCCCCGGGCAGTTGGTCAAACGCGAGGTCACTCAAATCCTCAGCCCCGGCACCCACCTGGACGACCGCATGCTCACCGCCGAGCGGAACAATTATCTCGCGGCCGTGTATTCTTTGAGCACCAGCTACGGACTCGCCTTTGTCGATTTGACCACGGGCGATTTCAAGACGACGCAACTCGACTCCGAGGCGGGCCTGTTGAGCGAACTCGAACGGGTGCGTCCGGCAGAAATCATCTTTCCGAACGAAGCCGCCGCCGTGCGCGCGCTGCTCCAAGGCCGTTGTGCGGTGATCAACGGCTACGACGATTGGGTCTTCGCGCCGGAAACCTCCCAGTTCACACTTCGCGATCATTTCAAGGTCAGTTCGCTCGATGGATTCGGCTTGAAGGACCGGACCGCGGCTGTCGGCGCCGCCGGGGCCGCGCTGCACTATCTGGCGCAGCATCTCCGGCGGGATGTCGCGCACCTGACGCGCCTGTCGTGCTACGAGTGCAAGGATTATCTCGTGCTGGACGCCACCTCGCTGAGGAATCTGGAAATTCTTGAGCCGCTCCATCGCGACGCACCCCGCAACGCCTGCCTTTACGGCGTCGTGAACCGCACAGTCACGCCGATGGGCGCGCGGCGGCTTCGGGAGTGGCTCACGCAACCGCTCGCCGCGGCTGCTCCAATCTGCGCCCGCCAGGAAGCCGTGCAATCCTGGATCGAGAATCCCGCCGGTCTGGAGCGTTTTCGCCAGCATTTGAGCGAAGTGCGGGACATGGAACGCACCCTGAGCCGGTTGAGCGTGGGCACGGGCAACGGACGCGATCTGGCGGCGCTGCGCCTGGCATTGGAACAGGTGCCAAAACTGCGCGACGCGCTTGGCGAGGTCATGAAATGCAATTCCACTGATCCCTCGGGAGGGGCCTTGCAAGAACTCGCCTTCGAAGCGCGCAACTCGTCCAACGTAGGGCAGGCTTCCAGCGTGCCAGTTCCGGAAACATCCAACTGCATGAACGACGGGGCAAACATGCCCCGCCAACCGGCAGACAAGATGTCTGCCCTACATGAAGGCCCGTTGCCGTTGCTCGCCGAACTCACCGGCCAGTTATGTGATTGTCCTGACCTCGCCGACTTGATCGCGCGCGCGATCGTCGATGAGCCGCCGCTGGCGGTGAAGGAAGGCGGCATTATCCGGGACGGCTTCGATCCGGGCCTCGATGAGCTTCGGCGAGCCATGCGGGAAGGAAAAGATTGGATCGCCAAGTTGCAGCAGCAGGAGATCGAACGCACCGGGATTCCTTCCCTCAAAGTGCGCTTCAATTCCGTGTTCGGCTACTACATCGAAGTGACCAAAACGCATCTCGAAAAAGTGCCCGCCGACTACGTGCGAAAGCAAACTATCGCCGGAGGGGAACGCTTCATCACGCCCGCGCTCAAGGAAATGGAAAGCAAGATTCTCGGCGCTGAGGAGCGCAGCGTGAAACTGGAATACGAACTTTTCCTCCGCGTCCGGGAAGCGGTGATCGCGCGCTTGCCGGAAATCCAACAAACGGCGCAAGCGCTGGCCCAGCTTGACGTGCTGGCCGGCTTCGCGGAAACGGCGCGGTTCTTCAACTACTGCCGCCCCGAAGTTGCTCAAGAAGGCGCGCTGCAAATTCGCGACGGGCGTCATCCCGTGCTGGACCAGGTCCTCGTGGAAGAACGCTTCGTGCCCAACGACACCGAGCTTGATCTCGCGAGTCAGCAAGTGGGGTTGATCACGGGACCGAACATGGCGGGGAAGAGCACTTACATTCGGCAGGTCGCTCTGCTCACGCTGCTGGCACACACGGGCTCGTTCGTCCCTGCGAAACAAGCCCGCATCGATCTGGTGGATCGCATTTTCACGCGCATCGGCGCGAGCGACGATCTGGCGCGCGGGCAATCCACGTTCATGGTCGAGATGAGCGAGACAGCGAACATCCTGAACAATGCCACGCGAAACAGCCTGATCATTCTTGACGAAATCGGGCGCGGCACCAGCACGTTTGACGGCTTGAGCCTGGCCTGGGGCATCGTCGAGCACCTGCACAATCAAGTCGGCGCCAAGACGCTGTTCGCGACCCATTATCACGAACTGACGGAACTGGCGAGGCGCCTGGCTCGGCTGCGCAACTTCAACGTTGCCGTGCGCGAGTGGAACGATCAGATCATTTTCCTGCGCAAAATCGTCGCCGGCGGAACGGACAAAAGCTACGGCATTCAGGTAGCGCGGCTCGCGGGCGTGCCCAAGAGCGTGCTGACGCGGGCCAAGGAAATTCTATCCAATCTGGAAGAATCGGAACTGACGCCGGAAGGGAAAGTGCGCTCCACGGCGCGACATCGCGCCGAACGCGAAAGACTGCAAAAGCTTGCGCCCCCGCCGCAACTGGATTTGTTTGGCAACGCGCCCGTCTGA
- a CDS encoding polysaccharide lyase, with translation MLISATAFCLLSGPAVAAEPLELRSHAALEKATAFMRSISTEGGFLWRYSEDLQERWGENKATPSQIWIQPPGTPSMGQAFLRIYEVTKDQRYLEAAQAAASALARGQLESGGWDYLIDFDPAKSSQWYRRTDKGQIDEDQAAGKRNITTFDDDNTQSALQFLMAFVEAAPSKDAAEVRTIREALEYGLAKMLEAQYPNGAWPQRYNGRPRDLGKYPARRATIPESFPREHPRSDYAGFYTLNDHTQRDCIRTMLEAFKQFGDRKYLEAALRGGDFLVAAQLPNPQPAWAQQYNFAMKPAWARAFEPPSVCTGESAGAIRTLIELYLETGEEKLLKPIPAAIDWFQRSRLGPNTWARFYELGTNKPIYGDRDGKIHYRLDEISEERRRGYAWQGNFNIPATIAYFGEVQKAGRQAYIARREIKSPQTEAQRAALEKQAEQVIAALDERGRWIANGRIETRVFIRSVQTLCDYLESLP, from the coding sequence ATGCTCATTAGCGCAACAGCCTTCTGTTTGTTGAGCGGCCCGGCGGTAGCCGCTGAACCTCTGGAGTTGCGGTCTCACGCCGCTTTGGAAAAGGCAACCGCGTTCATGCGCTCCATCTCCACCGAAGGCGGCTTTCTCTGGAGGTATTCGGAGGACTTGCAGGAGCGCTGGGGCGAAAACAAAGCCACGCCTTCGCAAATCTGGATCCAGCCGCCCGGCACCCCCAGCATGGGCCAGGCTTTCCTTCGCATCTACGAAGTGACCAAAGACCAGCGGTACCTCGAGGCCGCGCAGGCCGCCGCAAGCGCGTTGGCTCGCGGACAACTTGAATCCGGCGGCTGGGATTACCTGATCGATTTCGATCCGGCGAAAAGCTCGCAGTGGTATCGGCGCACCGACAAAGGCCAAATCGACGAGGATCAAGCGGCCGGCAAGAGAAACATTACCACCTTCGACGATGACAACACTCAAAGCGCGCTCCAGTTCCTGATGGCCTTTGTGGAGGCCGCGCCGAGCAAGGATGCGGCAGAGGTCCGGACAATCCGTGAGGCGCTGGAATACGGCCTCGCGAAAATGCTCGAAGCGCAGTATCCGAACGGCGCGTGGCCGCAACGCTATAACGGCAGGCCGCGCGACCTCGGCAAATATCCTGCGCGGCGCGCGACGATTCCCGAGTCGTTTCCTCGCGAGCATCCCAGATCCGATTACGCCGGCTTTTACACGCTGAACGACCACACGCAGCGGGATTGCATCCGGACCATGCTCGAAGCGTTCAAGCAGTTCGGGGACCGCAAATATCTGGAGGCGGCGCTGCGCGGCGGCGACTTTCTCGTCGCAGCGCAATTGCCGAATCCGCAGCCGGCCTGGGCGCAACAGTATAACTTCGCCATGAAACCGGCCTGGGCCAGGGCGTTCGAACCTCCCTCGGTCTGCACGGGCGAAAGCGCCGGGGCGATTCGCACTCTGATCGAGCTCTACCTCGAAACCGGCGAGGAGAAACTCTTGAAGCCCATTCCGGCGGCGATCGATTGGTTTCAACGTTCGCGGCTCGGCCCGAACACCTGGGCGCGGTTCTACGAACTGGGCACCAACAAGCCCATCTACGGCGATCGCGACGGCAAGATTCACTATCGCCTCGATGAAATCAGCGAAGAACGCCGCCGCGGTTATGCCTGGCAAGGCAACTTCAACATCCCGGCGACCATCGCTTACTTCGGGGAAGTCCAAAAGGCGGGCCGTCAGGCTTACATTGCCCGACGCGAGATCAAGTCTCCCCAAACCGAGGCTCAGCGCGCTGCGCTGGAGAAACAAGCCGAGCAAGTGATCGCCGCTCTGGATGAACGCGGCCGCTGGATCGCCAATGGCCGAATCGAAACGCGCGTCTTCATCCGCAGCGTGCAAACGCTGTGCGATTATCTGGAATCGTTGCCGTAA
- a CDS encoding MFS transporter: MSAPNTETNAPLLVLAASFLGWLFSGVQLGLMPLASLSVSKSLMGSAFNHAIAGDWFARYTAAIMFGAAIGGILFGQLGDRFGRAKGLAWSVICYSVFGGLGYFVNSQEQLLLLRFLVGLGIGGVWPNGVALIAEFWPDVSRPTLAGIFGMSANLGVFVMSQLGSFKQVTPESWRWLMLAGATPVMLGLLTLLIVPESPKWLAAREAGQGAKAAAPMRECFRPPLLRLTLIGICLGAIPLIGAWGASKWMIPWADKLGGEAGLPGYKATAQAYWAVGAVLGSLLGAHIANRLGRRLTYFLISLAATLMTCGIFMFMKPLQGGFLPAIFVQGFIATVFFGWLPLYLPELFPTRVRATGTGVSYNFGRFASAAGVLGAGALMQLFGGDYAKVGTITSLIYAFGMLVILFAPDTTGKKLE; the protein is encoded by the coding sequence ATGTCTGCGCCGAACACAGAAACAAACGCCCCCCTGCTCGTGCTCGCCGCCAGTTTCTTGGGCTGGCTGTTTTCGGGGGTGCAGCTTGGCCTCATGCCGCTGGCGTCGTTGTCTGTTTCGAAGAGCCTCATGGGCTCGGCGTTCAACCATGCCATCGCCGGCGATTGGTTCGCGCGCTACACGGCGGCGATCATGTTCGGCGCGGCGATTGGGGGGATTCTGTTCGGTCAACTCGGGGATCGTTTCGGACGCGCGAAGGGTTTGGCGTGGAGCGTGATTTGTTACTCGGTGTTCGGAGGGCTTGGCTACTTCGTAAACAGCCAGGAGCAACTGCTCCTGCTGCGGTTCCTGGTCGGATTGGGGATTGGCGGCGTGTGGCCGAACGGCGTCGCGCTCATCGCGGAGTTCTGGCCGGATGTCTCGCGGCCCACCCTCGCCGGCATTTTCGGAATGTCCGCCAACCTCGGCGTGTTCGTCATGTCCCAACTCGGTTCTTTCAAGCAAGTCACCCCCGAATCGTGGCGCTGGCTCATGCTGGCCGGAGCAACACCCGTTATGCTGGGCCTGCTAACGCTGCTCATCGTGCCCGAATCACCCAAATGGCTTGCGGCACGTGAAGCCGGCCAGGGAGCGAAAGCCGCGGCGCCGATGCGGGAATGTTTTCGTCCGCCGTTGCTCCGGCTCACGCTCATCGGGATTTGTCTCGGCGCGATTCCGCTCATCGGCGCGTGGGGCGCGAGCAAATGGATGATTCCGTGGGCGGACAAACTCGGCGGCGAAGCGGGATTGCCGGGATACAAAGCCACGGCCCAGGCTTACTGGGCCGTCGGCGCGGTGCTGGGCAGTTTGCTGGGCGCGCACATCGCCAATAGGCTGGGCCGCCGGTTGACCTACTTCCTGATCAGCCTCGCCGCCACGCTCATGACGTGCGGAATTTTTATGTTCATGAAACCGCTGCAAGGCGGGTTCCTGCCGGCGATCTTCGTGCAAGGCTTCATCGCCACCGTTTTCTTCGGCTGGCTGCCGCTTTACTTGCCGGAGCTGTTTCCGACTCGCGTGCGGGCGACTGGCACAGGCGTGAGCTACAATTTCGGGCGATTCGCCTCGGCGGCGGGCGTGCTGGGCGCGGGCGCGCTCATGCAATTGTTCGGCGGCGACTACGCCAAGGTCGGCACGATCACGAGCTTGATTTACGCCTTCGGGATGTTGGTGATTCTCTTCGCACCGGATACGACCGGGAAGAAACTGGAATGA
- a CDS encoding DUF1080 domain-containing protein has product MKANQSVNQSLKRRISLTLAATGLLLLWNLCARAQTSVGNAADADPLPALVEVLSQTEDPQFQLDILKGLVEGLKGRRNVTMPKGWEAVEPRLRESANPEVRSHTQILSVQFGSPQAIESLRQALKNPGADLATRRAALDMLQGARDAEIPTILLALLKDASLRSSALRALAAYDLSATAAAILDVYSSLTAGEKRDALNTLASRSTYAKPLLAAVAQGAVPAKDLSAEIVRQVRSLKNEAIDQELQKVWGVARESTGDKRKEIDRYKAIYRSGGSQPGDAARGRIVYARTCAQCHTLFESGGKIGPDLTGSNRADLEYILQNIVDPNAVIPNDYRTTTVETKDERIITGLASRQDERSITVVTANETLVIPRAEVQSLRPGEISMMPEELLANLSDQEVRDLIYYLNRPGQVPLLATAETLDLFFNGKDLTNWDGDPDLWRVENGEIVGRSATGLKQSEFLKSQMVLGDFRLVCKVRLTPNKENSGIQFRSEALPNGEVKGYQADIGAAWWGKLYEEHGRALLWDKPGDKFAKLEDWNLYEIVAVGDQILTALNGQPCVSLRDSSGAARGIVALQLHAGGPLEVRFKDFQLELNPEPKLKTAN; this is encoded by the coding sequence ATGAAAGCGAACCAATCGGTCAACCAGTCACTGAAAAGGCGGATCTCCCTGACGCTGGCCGCGACGGGGCTGCTGCTCTTGTGGAACCTTTGTGCTCGCGCGCAAACGTCCGTCGGGAATGCCGCGGACGCCGATCCCTTGCCCGCACTGGTCGAGGTGTTGAGCCAGACCGAGGACCCGCAATTCCAACTCGATATCTTGAAAGGCCTGGTCGAGGGCTTGAAAGGCCGTCGCAATGTGACGATGCCCAAAGGCTGGGAAGCCGTTGAACCCAGGCTTCGCGAAAGCGCGAATCCGGAAGTCCGCTCGCACACCCAGATCCTTTCGGTTCAATTCGGCAGCCCTCAAGCCATCGAGTCGCTCCGCCAAGCGCTGAAAAATCCTGGCGCGGATCTGGCCACGCGCCGTGCTGCGCTGGACATGCTGCAAGGCGCGCGCGATGCCGAGATCCCCACGATCCTTCTGGCTCTGCTGAAAGACGCGAGCCTGCGCAGCTCGGCGTTGCGCGCGCTGGCGGCTTACGACCTCTCCGCCACCGCCGCCGCAATTCTGGACGTCTATTCCTCCCTGACCGCCGGCGAAAAACGAGACGCGCTTAACACGCTCGCTTCGCGATCGACTTACGCAAAACCTTTGCTGGCTGCGGTCGCCCAAGGCGCGGTGCCGGCGAAGGATTTGAGCGCCGAGATTGTCCGCCAGGTGCGCAGCTTGAAAAACGAGGCGATCGATCAGGAATTGCAGAAAGTGTGGGGAGTGGCCCGCGAAAGCACGGGCGACAAACGCAAGGAGATCGACCGGTACAAGGCGATCTATCGGTCGGGCGGGTCGCAGCCAGGCGACGCGGCGCGCGGGCGAATCGTCTATGCGAGAACCTGCGCGCAATGCCACACGTTGTTCGAGAGCGGCGGAAAAATCGGCCCGGACCTCACCGGGTCCAACCGCGCCGACCTCGAATACATCCTGCAAAACATTGTCGATCCGAATGCGGTGATCCCCAATGATTATCGCACCACAACCGTCGAGACCAAAGACGAGCGGATCATCACAGGCCTCGCGAGCAGGCAGGACGAGCGTTCCATCACGGTCGTGACGGCGAACGAAACGCTCGTCATCCCGCGCGCCGAGGTTCAATCCCTGAGGCCTGGCGAAATCTCGATGATGCCGGAAGAATTGCTCGCGAATCTTTCCGACCAGGAAGTTCGAGATTTGATTTATTACCTCAACCGGCCCGGCCAGGTTCCGCTTTTGGCGACCGCGGAAACGCTGGATCTGTTTTTCAACGGCAAAGATCTCACCAACTGGGATGGCGACCCGGACCTGTGGCGCGTGGAGAATGGAGAGATCGTGGGCCGCAGCGCCACCGGGCTGAAACAGAGTGAATTCCTGAAAAGCCAGATGGTCCTGGGCGATTTCAGATTGGTGTGCAAAGTCCGGTTGACGCCGAACAAGGAGAACAGCGGCATTCAGTTTCGGAGCGAGGCGCTGCCCAACGGCGAAGTGAAGGGGTATCAGGCGGACATCGGCGCCGCGTGGTGGGGAAAGCTCTACGAAGAGCACGGGCGCGCCCTTCTCTGGGACAAGCCCGGCGATAAGTTTGCGAAGCTCGAAGACTGGAACCTCTACGAGATTGTCGCCGTGGGCGATCAAATATTGACCGCGCTCAATGGACAGCCTTGCGTGAGCCTCCGCGATTCAAGCGGCGCTGCGCGCGGGATCGTGGCCCTGCAACTTCATGCGGGCGGGCCGCTGGAAGTGCGGTTCAAAGATTTCCAATTGGAACTGAATCCTGAACCGAAGCTGAAGACGGCGAACTGA
- a CDS encoding DUF4432 family protein: MNPKRNVPDRRQVMILTALIAMSVYSSSAAEPFRQVLTSSSQNIHVDSWEASSEKVTPKSAAPWSVRKLTLRGGKQEGVDLIVINNGKLEITIIPTRGMGVLKAQMGDVRLGWDSPVKDVVHPQWINLQSRGGLGWLDGFNEWLCRCGLENNGGPGPDTFINNIGDEAAMELTLHGKIANLPAQEVEVIVDRQPPYRIRARGRVDEKMFYGPKLELETEISTEPGASSFRIADQISAIQGARKPVIDSEPERKE; this comes from the coding sequence ATGAACCCAAAAAGGAATGTGCCAGACCGGCGTCAGGTAATGATTCTGACCGCCCTGATTGCTATGAGTGTTTACTCCAGCTCCGCTGCCGAGCCGTTTCGCCAAGTCCTTACCAGCTCCAGCCAGAACATCCACGTGGATTCGTGGGAGGCCTCCAGCGAGAAGGTCACGCCCAAAAGCGCGGCCCCGTGGTCTGTGCGCAAGCTCACCTTGCGCGGCGGCAAGCAGGAAGGTGTGGACCTCATCGTGATCAACAATGGCAAATTGGAAATTACGATCATCCCGACGCGCGGCATGGGCGTGCTCAAAGCGCAGATGGGCGACGTGCGGCTGGGGTGGGATTCGCCGGTCAAGGACGTCGTGCATCCGCAATGGATCAATTTGCAGAGCCGCGGCGGCCTGGGCTGGCTGGATGGATTCAACGAATGGCTCTGCCGGTGCGGCCTGGAAAACAACGGCGGCCCCGGTCCGGACACATTCATCAACAACATCGGCGACGAAGCCGCGATGGAACTGACGTTGCACGGCAAGATCGCCAATCTCCCGGCGCAGGAGGTCGAAGTCATCGTCGATCGCCAGCCGCCGTATCGAATCCGCGCGCGCGGCCGCGTGGACGAAAAAATGTTTTACGGCCCCAAGCTGGAGTTGGAGACGGAGATTTCGACTGAACCGGGCGCAAGTTCATTCCGGATCGCCGATCAAATCAGCGCGATTCAGGGCGCTCGCAAACCCGTCATCGATTCAGAGCCCGAACGGAAGGAGTAA